The DNA window attatgtgccagcaaggaggctattctccaaaggggtagacacgagacggtgtgccagtcaGGACGATGGCCCCCAAAAGAGGTGAATTTGGCGGGGTCCCACAACGAATGAGACAAGAATTTTcgtttaaatggaaaattgagTTACGAAGAGATTTCTTACGTTAGCTAAACGGGATCAAAGATAGAgaatagaaaattatattttttcgtCTCCGAGCCCATCTCCGACCCGCTCACCTTTTactatgtatgtatatatatattgatttatttattatatttttgaatataaattatttgatatatatatgaagaaaaagtAAGGAACAAGAATATTCTGTAAGGCAAGCAAAAGGCATTTAGTTGGGAAACGGCCAAACGGCCTTTCCTCGCAATGGAAGATAAGAGGCGAAAACGGAAACCGCCCAATTTCAGTATGTGAAAGAAACTGTGTTAGAAACTGCTTTGCACACATCTCCCACTACGACTACGTCTCTTCCAATTCCATTTCCAGTGCTTGCGTACTCTACTCCTAATCTACCTCTTTCTCCGCAGGTAAGTGAGGAATTCTTCGTGGGTTTTCGTCataccccttttcttttttcttctccgtTTCAATTTCTTAGTTTTCTTTCAATAATTCATCCACTCTGTTCGTAGAATTGAAGGGATCGTTGTgttttcattataatttagaatcGTGGTGGCCGGAGAAGTGGATTTATTGCTCTGGGGTATACTGTTTATGTGCTTCTTTGTGTTTTTGGAGTTCGTATTCAAGCCTTACGCTGAGGAACAAGGCAACTCTGTAAGCCTACAAGTGATTTCTGATCGTAATTCTTGGTTTAATTTCATCCACCGAAGTACTGAAATTCTGGGTCTTCGGTGTATGATTAATTTGGTGGAAGAATTGATTGTTGTGTTCTGAGCTAAGATTTAGTGTAGGGAGTAGGGCTTTGGTGAAATGTCACTATGTGGGTCTGTCTCTGCTCTGAACTTGAGGTGGGAAAAGGGTATCACAAAATCAACCACCAGATGCTGTTCTCCCTCAAGTTGTGAGAAAAGCAATGGTTTAGCATTTTGGGGTAGTGAGTTTGTGGGTGAGGGCTTGAAAGTTTCTGGCAGATATGTTAATAGGAAACTATCTAAGGGAACTCTACAACTAAAGGTTTGTCCTCGACTATTTCGTTTCTCGTGTTGTTGTTGGAATGGAATTAGTTACTGTTAGCTTGTTTTTTTTCGTGAACAGATCGTTTGCGTGGATTACCCTAGACCACAGATAGATGATACTGCTAATTTCCTTGAAGCAGCGTCGTTATCTGCTAGCTTTCGTGCTTCTGCACGCCCCAGTAAACCGTTGAAAATTGTGATTGCTGGTGCAGGTCAGGAACTCTCCATGCCTAGTTTGATAGCAAAATgtgttctcttttctttatatgTAATGGTATAATCATGTTTTTAAACTCTATAGGATTGGCTGGTTTATCGACAGCAAAATATTTGGCCGATGCCGGCCACAAACCTGTTTTACTAGAAGCTCGAGATGTTTTAGGTGGGAAGGTATGCTTGCTGGAAGTAATATTGTTTGCTTATTAACTCTTTTACAGACTATCTATTTTGCCATAAATTGTCTACTTCCTAACCCCTCCCCTACGTCGTTGTACTTATAAGTTACAACGGTCGTGTGAGGTCATTCCATGCACGAATTACGATTACCCCAATtgtacctttttcttttccttctaagTAGACTTGGAGTTCAGTGTGTCTATCATTTTGAGATGCAAGGACTCATTTTGAGATGCAAAGTGGAGGTCAAGGTGGTTTGTACAGGCCTATGAGCATGCTGTAGTTGGGAACCATCtttatgtaatttatttaatatatattttgacaGCCATACTATCTCTTTATCCTATTCCTACCCCTGTTTCGCTCCTTTTATCAAATCTAAACAAGTTTGTTGTTCTTaagtttcaaaaatgaaaaaaaagggttaTATTGTTATATATCATGACAATATTCTATTCAAATTTATCATTGAGGCAGTTCTACAGATTTTATTGTAAGAATctgagatcacacatcggttggggaggagaacgaaacaccctttaaaagggtgtgtaaacctctccctagcagacgcgttttaaaaaccttgaggggaagcctgaaagagaaagcccaaagaagacaatatctgctagcggtaggcttgggctgttacaaatggtatcagagccaaacactgggcgatgtgtcagcgaggacttTGGgtcttgaaggggggtggataccaaacggtgtgccagcgaggacactgggcctcgaaggggggtggattgtgaaatctcccatcgattggaaagagaaacgagtgccaacgaggatgctgggccgaGGAGGGGGGNNNNNNNNNNNNNNNNNNNNNNNNNNNNNNNNNNNNNNNNNNNNNNNNNNNNNNNNNNNNNNNNNNNNNNNNNNNNNNNNNNNNNNNNNNNNNNNNNNNNNNNNNNNNNNNNNNNNNNNNNNNNNNNNNNNNNNNNNNNNNNNNNNNNNNNNNNNNNNNNNNNNNNNNNNNNNNNNNNNNNNNNGGGGGGggggagagtggattgtgaggtcccacatcggttggagaggggaacgaagcattctttataaggttgtagaaacctctccctagcatacgcgttttaaaaaccttgaagggaagctcgaaagggaaagcccaaagagggcaatatttgttagcggtgggcttgggccgttacaaacaATAACTTTTAAACCATACTTGGTTGTTTTCATAGGTCGTAAGGAATTATGATTTTtcctattaaattttgttcactCTTTCTTCGTAGGTAGCTGCTTGGAAAGATAACGACGGAGACTGGTACGAGACTGGCCTGCACATATTTTGTAAGTATTATCCAGATAATCAATATTTCTAGTGCTATGATCAGTTGATGTTAGAAACTAgccttgttttcttttgattcccGAACTATTCTTATAGTTCAGTTTGGTTTTCAAAACCTTTTTTCTACCATCATCAAAACTGTTGCATGACGAAGCTTCCTagtcctttcttttttgaagagCTCAGATATGAGGTTAGCCTTCGATCATTATGTTTGATAATCTGTAGTATTCTCCACATGTATGTAAATGAATATATTACCATAATTGccatttctatttctaaaaCTGTCTTGTACCTGATAAAAAACTAATGTCAATGATACAACCGGAAATTTTCCTATTCAAAGAAGTTATACATCCAGCTATTTATAGACCTTTAGATATGTTATATCTCGTTTGCATGAGATGCTAATTTCTgaccttttctttgtttattcttGCTTAAAAGTTGGGGCTTATCCCAATGTGCAGAACTTGTTTGGAGAGCTTGGAATCAATGACCGATTGCAGTGGAAGGAACATTCAATGATATTTGCTATGCCAAACAAGCCGGGGGAGTTCAGTCGATTTGATTTCCCTGATGTACTTCCTGCACCCATAAATGGTAAGACTGCACACATTGTACGAATGTGCTGAAATAAGCTTTATGCCGCTGAGagggtgtgagatcccacatcggttggagaggggaacaaaacattttttataaaggtgtgaaaacctctccctagcatacgcgttttaaaaaccttgaggtaaaccccgaaagggaaaatccaaagaggacaatatctgctagcggtgggtttgggctgttacaaatggtatcagagccagacaccggatgatgtgtcaacgaggacgttgagccctgaagggggtggacatcgggcagtgtgccaacaaggaagTTAGGCACCGAAGGGggggtgtattgtgagatctcacatcaattggagagaggaacgagtgtcagtgaggacgctgggtctagggggtggattgtgagatcccacatcggttggagagggaacgaatcattctttgtaagggtgtggaaacctctccctagcagacgcgttttaaaaaccttgaggggaagcctgaaagggaaagcccaaagaggactaATCATGATTTGCAATGATGAAACTTCTTATAACATGTACTGTAGCGTGGTTCACTCAGCTAGCTAGTTGGTCTGTTGGAACtatttttagatttgtttgataatttaCCTCACAAAGTTCTTGAATAAGTATATGCCTTAGAGCTATAATGGTTACTTGGGGTCGTTTTGCGAaattccttctctctctttgacAATGAATGTCATATCATCTTGTGCTGAATTGATGTAACGCCCTGTGCGTTCTGAATGTGAGTCGCACAGTCTGCCGATGAAGCTGGTTGTAtgcatttctttatttgataaatcatcattttgtttcctttggtCTCtggaaatattttatgttaccAGTAATTCAGGTTTCCTAAAACTTTGAGAATTGATGACAGGGATATGGGCCATTTTAAGGAACAACGAGATGCTTACTTGGCcagagaaaattaaatttgcgATTGGGCTCCTGCCGGCAATGCTTGGTGGGCAATCATATGTTGAGGCTCAAGATAATTTAACTGTGCAAGAGTGGATGAGAAGTCGGGTATGATTAGCATGCCATactattttattgaatctCTGAGCAGCACACACTGAAAGAAACTTTCAGATTCTAGGTGATACAATTGCCAATGGGAATCTCCAAAAGCTGAATTTTAGATTATGGTAGCTAGcttccctcgaggttttaaaacgcgtctgttagggagaggtttccacacccttataaaggatgcttcgttctcctccccaaccaatgtgagatctcacaatccacctctttcggggctcagcgtcctcgttcacactcgttcccttctccaattgatgtgggacccccaatctaccccccttcggggctcagcctccttgctggcacatcgcccggtgtctggctctgataccatttgtagcagcccaagcccactgccagtagatattgtcattttttaacattcccttctgggcttcccctcgaggttttaaaatgcgtttgctagagagaggtttccacactcttataaacgatgcttcattctcctccccaaccgatatgggatcttacaCTTATGCTTAATGAACAAGTACTCCGGTCTCCATGACCTCATTACACGTGATAGATTAtgaagagaaaattgcaaaCAAGGGTTCTGATAATGTCGATTTTACAGTGGGATAAAGTTCAAAGATAGAATCTAGCTTTAGATCTTTCCATCATCAACAAAAACAGGGCGCCAGAAGTGAATTAGGCTGTTgaccaaaatttacaaatatagCCAGAAAAATATTGCGGGAGAAAACTTTTCATTTGTTAGCTATTTAGAGTATTTACTAACTGTgttgacatttattttttctgttttccaGGGAGTACCTGATCGTGTAACAACTGAGGTGTTTATTGCCATGTCAAAGGCTCTAAACTTCATTAACCCCGATGAACTTTCTATGCAATGCATTTTGATTGCTTTGAATCGATTTCTTCAGGTATGATTAGTTCTTTGCGCAATAAGACTATTgaattgatttcttttgataGCTTTATGGAATTGGTTCTCTTTAATGCTCTTCATTGGTGTAAATGATCACACCTTTACTGGTATAAATTTTCACTCCCTTATCAAGTTTTTGAACGATGTaatgaaaagagactaatACTCAAAGATATAAACTCGAGNttcttcatcttcttcttctcataaatcaaaaaaaaaaaattaaaaaaaggaaatataaaGGCACTCCAGTGAAAACCCCATGAACAGCTTGAATAGGAATGCCAAGACGAAGCCTTCAGATGAGCTAATTCGAAACCTTCATATGCTTCTTTGGTGCGAACTTTATCAATTAATCACATGAATTAGATAAATGGATGATCTAAACAGTTCAATTATTTCAGTTTCCGCTCCCTCTACGACGTTTTGTCGTACCGTTATGTATTTTTCCTAACTATTTGGtttcaaaacaaatttgatgaattagTTAGTATCTTAATACCTCTACAACTGTTTCAGTAGTGCTCATGCTGGCTGTCATTGAAATCGTGGCAACTCGTCGAGAATTGAATTGTGAATTTTACTTATGATCTGAGCCTCACTAATTCTCTTACTTGTAACTCCTGCAGGAGAAGCATGGCTCAAAGATGGCTTTCTTAGATGGAAATCCACCTGAGAGACTTTGTGAGCCGATTGTCGAGCATATTCAGTCATTGGGTGGTGAAGTACGGCTTAATTCAAGGATAcaaaaaattgagttaaacAATGATGGAACAGTGAAGAGGTTCTTGTTAAACGATGGGAGTGTCATTGAAGGAGATGCTTATGTATTTGCCACTCCTGGTAAGTAACATAATATTTGGTGAAATCTTATAtgcataattatattatatcttttcatttcactTAAAATGATATGCATCTATCCTGCGCAGTCGATATCCTGAAGCTTCTTCTACCTAATGACTGGAAAGAGATCCCGTACTTCAAAAAGCTGGACAAATTAGTTGGAGTTCCAGTTATCAATGTCCACATATGGTAGGATATGCTAGATCATGACTCGAATGACTACGAAAAATCTAAATGGACTAGCTTTCCAAGATTATTATGACATCTGATCTTGTACAGTAAGCTCTCCCACCGCCACCAGCGGAAGCAAGCTAGTTCCCTATGTTGATTGCCCATGCTCAAGTCTCGAACAGTTCCAAGTTCGTTAAGGAATTTGAGTTCGTTAAAGATTTATAAGATGACGAGAGCTTTAACTGGGATGCCCTAATCGTTCTCCGTGGCGATTAATTTATGAGTGTTAAGATATATAAACATGGGACATGTGCTTTTATATTATCAGTAATTTGGtgatattgtttttctttgcaGGTTTGACCGGAAACTGAAGAATACATATGATCACTTACTTTTTAGCAGGTTCTTTGTTTATTAAGATTACATGAAATCAGATACTTCTATTGGTTTTACACTTGAAACTAAGTATATTCTATTTCATTACCTGAATGCAGGAGTCCGCTTCTTAGTGTTTATGCTGACATGTCGGTTACATGTAAGGTATGGTTGCAACTATGTAAATACTTGCAGATTATTTTTGTCATTCAAGCAAGATATATGCTATTCCTTTATTCTATGCATATCAATATATCGGTTTTCGATAGTTCGGTTCAGGTTAGATATTTCCCTTACTTTCATCTTTTGATAAAGGAATTACAAAAAGTTATCAAATTTGGTTTGTGCTGTAAgaacctttttttaaaacaagaaacagcTTCCCATtgataaaaaatggaaaggaaaaagctCTAACTCTAAAGCACACttagtgtgagatcctacgtcaGTAGGCGAGGAGA is part of the Cucurbita pepo subsp. pepo cultivar mu-cu-16 chromosome LG03, ASM280686v2, whole genome shotgun sequence genome and encodes:
- the LOC111790786 gene encoding 15-cis-phytoene desaturase, chloroplastic/chromoplastic-like; this translates as MSLCGSVSALNLRWEKGITKSTTRCCSPSSCEKSNGLAFWGSEFVGEGLKVSGRYVNRKLSKGTLQLKIVCVDYPRPQIDDTANFLEAASLSASFRASARPSKPLKIVIAGAGLAGLSTAKYLADAGHKPVLLEARDVLGGKVAAWKDNDGDWYETGLHIFFGAYPNVQNLFGELGINDRLQWKEHSMIFAMPNKPGEFSRFDFPDVLPAPINGIWAILRNNEMLTWPEKIKFAIGLLPAMLGGQSYVEAQDNLTVQEWMRSRGVPDRVTTEVFIAMSKALNFINPDELSMQCILIALNRFLQEKHGSKMAFLDGNPPERLCEPIVEHIQSLGGEVRLNSRIQKIELNNDGTVKRFLLNDGSVIEGDAYVFATPVDILKLLLPNDWKEIPYFKKLDKLVGVPVINVHIWFDRKLKNTYDHLLFSRSPLLSVYADMSVTCKEYYNPNQSMLELVFAPAEEWISRSDSEIIDATMMELAKLFPDEISADQSKAKIMKYHVVKTPRSVYKTVPDCEPCRPLQRSPIEGFYLAGDYTKQKYLASMEGAVLSGKFCAQAIVKDYEMLVAREKRRVAEAGVR